In the genome of bacterium, the window GCGGGTGGGGGAATCCCTGCTTGGAAAAGAGCAGCAGATCAAGCTGGCTCTGGCCTGCATTATAGCCCGGGGCCACCTTCTCATCGAAGACCTGCCGGGAGTCGGCAAGACACTCCTGGCGCAGGCGCTCGCGAAAGCCTTGGGGCTCGGGTTTTCGAGGGTGCAGTTCACCAGCGACCTTCTGCCCGCCGAGATTCTCGGAGTCAGCACTTTCGACAGAAACACAGGGGCGTTCGTCTTCCATCCCGGCCCGATCTTTTCGCAGGTCGTCCTCGCGGACGAGATTAACCGGGCTACCCCCAAGACCCAGAGCGCCCTCCTCGAAGCGATGGAGGAGCGTCAGGTCACCATTGAGGGCGCCACGAGGCCCCTGCCGCGCCCCTTTTTCGTGATGGCCACCCAGAACCCCGAAGATCAGGCGGGAACCTTTCCGCTGCCCGAGAGCCAGCTGGACAGGTTTCTCATGCGCCTTCGCCTCGGCTATCCCGACGCCGAAGCCGAGAGAAGGCTCTGGAGGGAGCCGGACAGGAGGCTCGCCCTCGAAGGTATGGAACCCTGCACCGGACCGGGCGGCGTCGAGGAATTCCAGCGGGCCGCTGACGGAGTCCACGTTTCGGATAACCTTCTCGATTACGTCAGAAGGCTGGTGGATTACACGCGCAACTCACGGAAGTACCGGTTCGGCCTCTCACCGAGAGGCGGGGCGGCGGTAATCCGTTCGGCGCGGGCTCTGGCGCTGCTGGACGGGCTCGATTACGTCGGCCCCGAAGAGATTCAGGGGGTTTTGCCCTACGTCGCCGGTCATCGCCTCCACCTCGCCGAAGGGGAGGGCGCGGAAGCGGATATCGGGGAACTCATCAAGGCGGTTCCGGTTTGACTTTAAAGGACTGAAACACGGTGCGGGGCGAAAAAGTGCGCGGCTTCAAGCTGGAAAACCTTCTCCCGAAAAGAGAAGCCGAACCCGGGCCGATAATCCTCGACCGCCACAGGATTTACCTTCTTCCGACCGGCGAGGGGGTGGCCTGCGGCTTCATCGTGCTCGCGCTTATCCTCGGCTCGGCCAACTACAACACCAGCCTGGGGATGATTCTGGCCTTCCTCATCGCGGGCATAGCCCTCATGGGGATGATTCACACCCACCGCAACCTCTCGGGGCTCTCGGTGACCGTCTACGACGCGCCCCCGGTCTTCGCGGGTTCGCCCGCCCATTTCAAGGTATCGATCGAAAATCTCGAAGGACCCGACCGCTACAGCCTCACAATTTCCGGCAGTGGTCCGCGTATCGTCCTCGACTGTCCCAAAGGCGCTACAAATAGCACCATGACGGTCGATACGGCGAAAAGAGGGATATTGCCGCTGGGCAGGATTACGCTCGAAACCGGACACCCGATGCGCCTTTTCCGCGCCTGGTCGCCCCTGAATTTCACCGCCGTCGCCGTCGTCTACCCTTCTCCCTCTTCTCCGAGGCCCCTTCCGGAAGCGGGCGAGGCGGTTTCGGGCGAGGAGAGCGGAAGGCAGGCCAAACGCGGGGTCGAGGATTTCGCGGGGCTGCGCGACTACGTTCCGGGAGATTCGCTCAGCAGGGTCCACTGGAAGAGTTCGGCTAGAAGCGGCACCCTTTCGGTCAAGGAATTCCACGGGGAGGGGGCTGGCGTTTTACTCTTCGACTTCAACTCGCTTAAGGGGATGGGCGAAGAGGCCAGGCTTCGGGTGCTTTGCAGATGGATACTGGACGCCGAAAAAGCGCGCCTCCACTACCGTCTCAACCTTCCCGGCGTTTCGATCCCGGCGGGGGGCGGCCCGGCGCACAAAAGCCGCTGCCTTTCGGCGCTGGCGGGTTACGGCCTGTGATTCCCCGCGCTCCCGATCCCGTACGGCCGCTGGCGGTGCTCCTCGCCGGTCTCGGGCTGGCGTGGTTTCCCCATTCCTCGGCACTTCCCCTCTGGATTTCCCTTGTCTTCGGCTCTCTCCTCGTCCTTCGCCTTTTGCTGGCGCTAAGGGAAATGCCCCTGCCGGGAAGAAAAATTTTGCTCCTGCCGACTATCCTCTGCTCGGGATGGGCGATCTTCGGTTTCCGCCCCTTTTTCGGCGGCCCCGGAGCTTTCATGCTCCTCTCCACCATGTGCATCCTGAAGCTTTACGAGATGAACACCCGGAGGGACCGTACGATAGTCGTGCTTCTGGGTTACGTCATAGTCGCCACGAGGTTTCTGACCGGGCAGTCCCCCCTGACCGGCCTCTGGATGCTCCTTCTGGTGGCGCTTTTCACCTTTGTCCTCGTCGAGTACGCCGACGAAACGGGGGGAAGGACAGCCGGGACGAATCTTCGCATAGCCCTCCGGATGCTTTTTTACTCTCTGCCCGTAGCGGCTCTTCTCTTCGTCATCTTCCCGCGCCACGGCGGCCCGCTGTGGGTGCTTTCCTCAAACCGCTCCGCCATGACCGGACTTTCGGAGGAACTGACGCCGGGAAACATCACAAAACTTAGCCAGAGCGACGAGGCGGCCTTTACCGCGACTATTGAAACCGGACTTGCGGAGGCGGGGGTGCTTTACTGGCGCGGCCCGGTATTCGATTACTTCGACGGCAATACCTGGAAGAGCACGAAAAAAGACGAACCTCCGGCCGCGGAACCGGTAATCCCGAAGGCCGGAGAGATTGTCCAGAGGGTTTCGCTGGAGCCCAGCAACCAGAGGTGGCTCTTCGCTCTCGACAGGCCTCTTTCGGCGAATTCAGTAAACTATCCGGGGCGTGACGGCACCCTTCGCTCCCGCGACAGAAACAGAAAGAGAATCGACTACACAGCGGTATCGTCGCCCGAGACCGGGTATTTTCCACTGACCCGCGAGGAGGAAAACAGACAACTGGCGCTGCCCGAAAACCTGAGCGAAAGGGTTCTGGAACTTGCGAAAAGCTTCCGGGAGGGGGGCGCGGACGACAACGAGGTACTGGAAAGGATTCTCAAATTCTTTAAGGAGGGGGGATTTCTCTACACCCTTGCGCCGCCGGAGTATCAGGGTGATTTTATCGACGGGTTTCTCTTCGGTGAAAGAAAGGGGTTTTGCGGGCACTTCGCGGCGTCGCTGGGGGCGCTCCTTCGCGGGGCGGGAATACCGGCGAGGGTGGTGACCGGGTATCTCGGCGCGGAGCAAAGTCCGGGCGGAAATTATCTTCTCGTTTTGCAGGAACACGCCCACGCCTGGAACGAAGCGTGGATAGCCGGAAGGGGGTGGGTCCGCGTCGATCCCACGGCGGTGGTCAGTCCCGAGAGGCTGACAAGGCCGATCGACGTCGCGGCCTCCCTTGAAAGCGGCGGTATTCGCTTCGGTATGGAAGGCGGCGATTATTTCAGCGGTTTCGCGGGGAAGATGCGTCTGGCTTTTTATTCCTTCGGCGATTGGTGGAACAGCTGGATCGTAGGTTACGACCTTTCCAGACAAAGAGAGCTTTTACGCTCTCTCGGGGCTGGAGGAGCGAGCAGGGCGCTTCTCCTTTCGATCTCCCTCGCGCTCCTTTTCCTCTGGCTCCTTGCGGTGGCAGTTCTCTACGCGATACGGGAGAGAGCGCGGCTGGACCCGGCCGAGAGGCTTTGGAGGGGATGGGTAAAACGGCTGGACAGGCGCGGCCTGGGCCGCAACCCAAGGGAAGGACCGAGGGACTTCACCGCGAGGGTCGCAACCGCAAGACCGGGAGTTTCAAGAGAGGCGGGGGAGATAGGCGAGCTTTACTCGCGCCTCCGCTACGGAAAACCGGCTTTGGACACAAAGGTTTCAGACCTGCGGGAGGCGATCCGGAAATTCCCCTGGAAGAAACTTTGACCCGACCCCAAAACCCGCTTTTCTTAACACCGCCGGAAGGGGTAACCTCTCCGTCGGCAGGAATTTACCATCTGTGAAAGAGGATTGACCGCCTTGAAACGCATTGCAGGTATTTTACTTTTCGCTCTAACGGTTTTATGTATCGCCCTTCCGGCTTTGGCCGCACAGAAGGCGATACCGGCCTCCCCGGCGGCTCCGGCTCCGGTTCTCCCTACCTACCTTCCCGGCGAAGAGCTGGAAAATCTCCGGACGCAGGGCGACAAAGGGGATTTAAAGACGCAGTTTCGCCTCTTTCGGATCTACGGGGAGGGGAAAGAAGCGCCGATGAACATGGCCGAATCCGCGAAATGGGCTCAAAAATCCGCCGAACTGGGGAACGAGTACGCGCAGGTGACCACCGGCGTGCTCTACGGCATCGGAATGGGGTTTCAGCCGGACGTCGCCAAGACCGAGAAATATCTGAGAAAAGCCGCCCAGAAGGGCAACCCGCTCGCCGAGGCCGGACTCGGGTATCTTTATGGTCAGGGGGTAAGCGTACCTCTGGACTACAAGGAATCCTTCAAATGGCTTGAAAAGGCGGCCAACAAGGGAAATCCCGTCGGTCAGGCGGGGCTCGGGAAGGTTTACGCCGATGGGCTCGGGAAGCCGAAAGACCCGATAAGGGGCTACATGTGGTATGAGGTTTCCGCCGCGACCCTGAAAGAGGCGAAAGCCGCGAAACCGAAAGGCGACTGGGAAGACGTGACGCCGATTCTCTATTCGCGGGGAATGCTTCTGGATCAGGTCAACTCCATGAAGAACCTGGCTGGAAAAGAGATGTCGCAGGCCCAGATCGACAAGGCCAAAAAGCTGGCGGCCGACTGGCTGAAAAAGAGCAAGAAATAAACCTTTAAAAGGCGCGGACAAAACATCCTTGTTCAGAAAAATCTACCTCGATTTCGTCTGGAAAAACCTTAAAGGCGGCCGCCTGCTGTGGCTGACCTCCCTTTCCTGGCGCTACCTCGCGACCCACCTTTCGATGGCGGCCCAAAAGCCCCTCTGCGGCCCCATCCTGGGGACGCTGGTGACGAATTACAATTGCAACCTCGACTGCCTCATGTGCGACCTTCCCCCACGCTCGGCGGAGCTGAAAAAGGCCGGAAGAAAAGAGTTTTCGACGGAGGAGATGAAGGAAGTGCTCGACCAGATGGCCGCTCTCGGCATTCTGGGCGTCGGCTTCACCGGCGGCGAACCCCTTCTCAGAAAAGACATCTTCGAGCTTCTGGCCCACGCGAAAAAACTCTCGATGATAACCCACCTCAACACCAACGGAACCCTTCTGGACGAGGCGAGGGCGAGGCTGGTGCTGGAGGCGGGGGTCGATTCGCTGAACATCTCGGTGGACGGCGCGACGGCGAAGACTCACGACTCGATACGCGGCGTGCCCGGCTCCCATGAAAAGGCCGTGGGGGCGCTGAAACTGATGGCGAAGTTAAGAAGGGAAGCGGGGAAAGGACCACGCCTGAAAGCCGTCTGCGTCGTTCAGGAGAAGAACTGCCACGAGGTTGAGGCGCTGCTCGAAGAGGGCGAATCATGGGGCATAGACGTGGTCGAATTCATCCCGAGGCAGAACTTCACCGGCGAGGAGGAGCTCGTTCCCGACGAAAAGGCGCGGGAAGAGCTTGTCGCCGCAGGCAAAACTCTTCTCCGGAGGAAAAAGGAGGGGGCGAAAATAGAGAATTCGGCGGGCATGCTTAAGCTCTTCGAGCCGACCTTCAGGGGCAAGCCCTCGCCCCTCAAGTGCTACTCCGGCTACAACTCACTCACCGTGGACTCTTTCGGAGAGATTTTCACCTGCGTTCCCTACATGAACTGGAATATCTCCGAGGGAAACGTCAAGGAAACAGACCTCAGAACCTTCTGGAACTCCGGCAAATTTTCCGAGCGCCGGAAAGAGATTTCCAACTGCAGGCGCTGCACCCTCAACTGCCAGGCGGAGCTGAATATTCTCTTTCGCCCCTTCTTCAAAACCTGAATCCGGTTTTAGAAGCGTAGGGTGTGTCAGCCGCGAAGCGGCGTAACGCACCAAACAATTAATCGACAATGATAATGATGCGTTACGCTTCGCTAACGCATCCTACCCGGCTTTGGTGCGCGTTCCGGTAGGGAGGGGCAGGGCGAGCCTTCGCCCTATCGCCGGGAAGGCTTCGCAGGAGGTCCAGCAGCCGGGGCACTCGCCCCTCTGTATCCTGTCAAAGAGGAGTTTCGAGGAGGGGAGGTTCCAGAGAGTCTCCAGATCGTAAGCGCAGTCCCTGATATTTCCGAGGGGCTCGCTCAGGATGGTGCAGGGATAGAGAACGCCGGACTGGTTCAGGAAGGCCGAAGCCGAAAGAGCCGCGCAGGGGATCGGGGATTTTCCCGTCCCGCAGTAGTAGCCGACACCTTCCGCGTACCGCCTTTCAAAGACCGAAAGGGGCGACAGGCCGAGGGGGCGAAGGCGGTGGAGCCTCGCAAATTCCCTTGCTATCCCGTCCATGTCCGGCTGGGTTACTCCGGCGTTACCGTAGTAGTGATCCGAGCGGTGGGGTATGTTGAAATGAAAATCCACCGGAGAAACGCCGGGAAGTACTTCCCGGACCGCTTTTAGCGTCTCCTCGAAGAGCCCGAGGTTCTTTTCCGAAAGGGTCATGCCGAAAAAAACGCCTACTCCCGGCAGGGTTTTCAGCAGCCGGAAGGTTTCCAGAGCCCTGTCGAAGGTTCCGGGAAGCCCCCGAAGTTCGTCGTGAAGCTCCCTCGGGCCGTCGAGGCTCACCGTGACGACGAGGCTCGCCCCGGTAATTTTAATAATCCGCGAAGCGGTGCTGAAGACTTTCTCCGGCATAGTCCCGTTGGTGGGAAAGTGCAGGTAAGCCAAAGCTCTGCAATTTTCGATTATTATATCTAAAACCTCGTCCAGATCCTCTCGAAGGAATATCTCGCCTCCGGTAACGTCCACCCAGGAGAAGCGGTTCGATTTCTCAAAAAATTTACGTATCTCGGCGGTCGAAAGCTCGTCCTCTTCCCTGGCCCAGATAAAGCAGTTCTTGCACCGGCAATTGCACTTGCAGGTGAGGGCGAAGTTCAGCTTGTAGGGGAAATCGAGGCGGCTTCTTGAGGAGGCGAGGACCCTTCCCGCGAGTTTCAGGAGCGGTAAAACACCCATGCTAGACCTGTGCCCCCTCCGGGGATGCGCCGCCTGTAGTGAGGTCCCTGTTTTTCTTGAAGGGGCCGGAGATAAGCTTGCCGGAGGGAAAATACTCTCTTTTAATCGCCGAAAAGACGGTTTCCGGCTCTATCGCCAGCATGCAGTCGGGTTTGCGGCAGCCGGAGAGCTTCCTGTTGGTGTTGGTCAGGCAGGGGCTGCAGTGCGGTTTCGTATAGAAAACCACGTCGCTTTTCCCCACCGGCCCGTACAGGAAAGGGGTGTTCGGCCCGAAGAGGCCGACTACGGGGGTTCCCATAGCCGAGGCGATGTGAACCGTAGCGGTGTCGTTGGAGACGACCAGTTCGGCCCTGCGGCAAA includes:
- a CDS encoding MoxR family ATPase — protein: MKDRLLCVQKRVGESLLGKEQQIKLALACIIARGHLLIEDLPGVGKTLLAQALAKALGLGFSRVQFTSDLLPAEILGVSTFDRNTGAFVFHPGPIFSQVVLADEINRATPKTQSALLEAMEERQVTIEGATRPLPRPFFVMATQNPEDQAGTFPLPESQLDRFLMRLRLGYPDAEAERRLWREPDRRLALEGMEPCTGPGGVEEFQRAADGVHVSDNLLDYVRRLVDYTRNSRKYRFGLSPRGGAAVIRSARALALLDGLDYVGPEEIQGVLPYVAGHRLHLAEGEGAEADIGELIKAVPV
- a CDS encoding DUF58 domain-containing protein, translating into MRGEKVRGFKLENLLPKREAEPGPIILDRHRIYLLPTGEGVACGFIVLALILGSANYNTSLGMILAFLIAGIALMGMIHTHRNLSGLSVTVYDAPPVFAGSPAHFKVSIENLEGPDRYSLTISGSGPRIVLDCPKGATNSTMTVDTAKRGILPLGRITLETGHPMRLFRAWSPLNFTAVAVVYPSPSSPRPLPEAGEAVSGEESGRQAKRGVEDFAGLRDYVPGDSLSRVHWKSSARSGTLSVKEFHGEGAGVLLFDFNSLKGMGEEARLRVLCRWILDAEKARLHYRLNLPGVSIPAGGGPAHKSRCLSALAGYGL
- a CDS encoding DUF3488 domain-containing protein; translated protein: MDTGRRKSAPPLPSQPSRRFDPGGGRPGAQKPLPFGAGGLRPVIPRAPDPVRPLAVLLAGLGLAWFPHSSALPLWISLVFGSLLVLRLLLALREMPLPGRKILLLPTILCSGWAIFGFRPFFGGPGAFMLLSTMCILKLYEMNTRRDRTIVVLLGYVIVATRFLTGQSPLTGLWMLLLVALFTFVLVEYADETGGRTAGTNLRIALRMLFYSLPVAALLFVIFPRHGGPLWVLSSNRSAMTGLSEELTPGNITKLSQSDEAAFTATIETGLAEAGVLYWRGPVFDYFDGNTWKSTKKDEPPAAEPVIPKAGEIVQRVSLEPSNQRWLFALDRPLSANSVNYPGRDGTLRSRDRNRKRIDYTAVSSPETGYFPLTREEENRQLALPENLSERVLELAKSFREGGADDNEVLERILKFFKEGGFLYTLAPPEYQGDFIDGFLFGERKGFCGHFAASLGALLRGAGIPARVVTGYLGAEQSPGGNYLLVLQEHAHAWNEAWIAGRGWVRVDPTAVVSPERLTRPIDVAASLESGGIRFGMEGGDYFSGFAGKMRLAFYSFGDWWNSWIVGYDLSRQRELLRSLGAGGASRALLLSISLALLFLWLLAVAVLYAIRERARLDPAERLWRGWVKRLDRRGLGRNPREGPRDFTARVATARPGVSREAGEIGELYSRLRYGKPALDTKVSDLREAIRKFPWKKL
- a CDS encoding sel1 repeat family protein, giving the protein MKRIAGILLFALTVLCIALPALAAQKAIPASPAAPAPVLPTYLPGEELENLRTQGDKGDLKTQFRLFRIYGEGKEAPMNMAESAKWAQKSAELGNEYAQVTTGVLYGIGMGFQPDVAKTEKYLRKAAQKGNPLAEAGLGYLYGQGVSVPLDYKESFKWLEKAANKGNPVGQAGLGKVYADGLGKPKDPIRGYMWYEVSAATLKEAKAAKPKGDWEDVTPILYSRGMLLDQVNSMKNLAGKEMSQAQIDKAKKLAADWLKKSKK
- a CDS encoding radical SAM protein; translated protein: MFRKIYLDFVWKNLKGGRLLWLTSLSWRYLATHLSMAAQKPLCGPILGTLVTNYNCNLDCLMCDLPPRSAELKKAGRKEFSTEEMKEVLDQMAALGILGVGFTGGEPLLRKDIFELLAHAKKLSMITHLNTNGTLLDEARARLVLEAGVDSLNISVDGATAKTHDSIRGVPGSHEKAVGALKLMAKLRREAGKGPRLKAVCVVQEKNCHEVEALLEEGESWGIDVVEFIPRQNFTGEEELVPDEKAREELVAAGKTLLRRKKEGAKIENSAGMLKLFEPTFRGKPSPLKCYSGYNSLTVDSFGEIFTCVPYMNWNISEGNVKETDLRTFWNSGKFSERRKEISNCRRCTLNCQAELNILFRPFFKT
- a CDS encoding radical SAM protein; protein product: MGVLPLLKLAGRVLASSRSRLDFPYKLNFALTCKCNCRCKNCFIWAREEDELSTAEIRKFFEKSNRFSWVDVTGGEIFLREDLDEVLDIIIENCRALAYLHFPTNGTMPEKVFSTASRIIKITGASLVVTVSLDGPRELHDELRGLPGTFDRALETFRLLKTLPGVGVFFGMTLSEKNLGLFEETLKAVREVLPGVSPVDFHFNIPHRSDHYYGNAGVTQPDMDGIAREFARLHRLRPLGLSPLSVFERRYAEGVGYYCGTGKSPIPCAALSASAFLNQSGVLYPCTILSEPLGNIRDCAYDLETLWNLPSSKLLFDRIQRGECPGCWTSCEAFPAIGRRLALPLPTGTRTKAG